TGTGGGTTTGTGGCTACCGAGGCAAGGGTAAGAGATCGGAATGAATAATCATATTGTTCTTTTCCCCATTCATACTCACCCATCCACCAGGAGATTCCATTGCACCTCATGGTCAGGGGCAGGAACAGGAGTTGCCCAGCAGTCATGCAGCCTCAGGACAATCATTGGGTCAGTGCGATCCAAGACTCGAACCTCCACAAACACTGGTTCCTGAAGGATCCTCTGAATGGGATAGTCACTATCCACATACCAGGATCTGTAGTCACCATCTGAGGGCAGACACAAGAACCAGTCACTCCCAGTATGGATACATCCCACTGCTTCCATAAACCATTACCCAGGCAAGCTCTACCTTTTGCTATTCGCAATTCCAGTTCCAGAATCCCATCTTCAGaagcaggaggtggaggagatacAGTGTAAACTGTGACATTGATCTGTAAGCCAGTCTCTTGACTCCCTGTGTACTTGCACTGGACATGCAGGCTGCAGAGAGACAGAAGTAGGTGGAGCTTCATTCAGTAACACATCCCCTCCCAATACCAACATTTCCCACCATCTGCCTACCTGAAGGTGCTGTCCCGGGTCACTGAGCCCAGCTTCCCAGTCTGAATCATCCTCTTTCCCAAGACATCTGTTCCATATACCAAGGATCTATCTTCCTCCTGCAATGAGGAGGCCGTTTTAATAAGAAGCAGACTCCTTTACTGGGAAAATGCTTTGACCCTTCAATACTCACCCGCTTGCTGGAGCCACAAGAGGTAATTGGAAAGTGGAAAACCACAAATTCGGCAGTGGTTACTTTAGGCTTGCACTCGGCCTCTTGTCCATCCTTCACATACAGAGATGACAGGTTGAGGGCAGGACGGGTCAGGTTCCTGGAGATCACGATGAGGaactgaccatcagctgtgcacacTGCAAAGAGAGAAAATCATTTCCACTGCTGCTATTGGTGGTTAGGGACCTCAAAAGATCACTGACAAAGCCACAAACTGCTCATCTGCCTCTTGCAGCCCAACCATGGTTTGATTGGAGGAAATCATCAAGGGTGCATTTTTGACCAATCACAGGAAAATCAGGCATTGGAGTAGTGAGCTGAGAACTAAACACCTCATCCCTAAAGACAAGACCACCCTGGAGAGAGATGACCACCTTGCTGCAGAAGAAAATATTTCCTCACATTCCATTGCCCCAAAGATGTTAAAAGCAGTGCCTCTAGTTCTTGCCATCAGCTAGTGGAACCAGTAATCATGTACACCTACAATCCAACTACCCCGCCTCCACTTGCTCCAAGAGAACAATCCCAATCTTTTGATAAGCCCAAGCATATGGTTTGCCAATTACTCACCAAGCCCTGTTATCTTCACCTGCATTCCTCCCACCACCACATGCTTGTAAACATCAGAATCATAGCTCCCCCACAattaaaatggatcacctcacttcTAGCAAACTCCATCTGTCTTGCCCATTCTGTTGACTTTGTTACAAAGCTGTTCTGTTCCCCATTATCCAGCCTGGTGATATTTCTCAAACACAAATCTACATAGACTGCATCCACCAccagcagggctggtttagcacagtgggctaagacagctggcttgtaatgcagaacaaggccagcagtgtgggttcaattccagttccagcctccccaaacaggcaccagaatgtggcgactaggggcttgtctatTGTTATTATTCAACCAACTGCTTCTTCAAAAACAGTCCTGCTCAATCTGCCACTTCAAAATTACAACAGCTCAAATTTTATTTTTTCTTGATTATAGGATTTCAATACCATTACCCACTATTGACAAGAACTCATCCAATCTGGCACCACCAACATAATtaatatagtcacaagtaggcttacattaacactgcaataagttactgtgaaagttccctagtcaccacattccagcacctgttcaggtgcacagaattcagaaggtccaaattaccAAAGTagatctttcaggatttgtgggaggaaaccaaagcacccagaggaaacccacagacacagggagaacatgcaagatgcagactctgcacagacagggacccgagGCCAGaaattaacccaggtccctggcactgaggcagcagtgctaaccactgtgctgctatgcTACCCCCTACCTAGCCTGCCTGTCCAAAACGCATCAGTTTCACCAAGGGCACTGTTTTTGACTCACAACCTTCATTTGAAGTATCTCTCCCTTAAAGACAAACATTGTACCATTACAAGTTTAGTTCTAGTAGATAAGCTAAAACCTGCGATGCAATGATCAgttccccaaaccctcccccattAATACTGGTCTAACTGACAGCTCATTGCGCAGCAAGGCTGCCTTTCCAGCTGGGCTACAAATATTTCGGTCAAAAAAGGTTCCCCTAAACAgttcagaaattcctcctcctcccacttactcccCCACTCGATTCTTGCACCAGTGATCTCCATGCAGACTTCTTCCTCAGTAGGAACAGACCACTCCCAAAAATCGTAGGTTTGACATTTCTCTAAAGGATCAACACTCCAATCGTTCATAaaaattaccaaactaaacccaatTTGTTGATCGCATACTTTCGATTCTCTATCAGCAAAGCAGCCTCAGCCGCCTGCAATATGATAGCGGAATCATTGCGTTGGGAAGGTTAAacctacccccacaacccagttaGTAATTCCCCCCATTCCTATTCTCCATTACACAGACAGCAACAAATCCCGGGATTAGTTCCTGATTTGCCAAGTTGGATTTTCTCATCACTAGTCTGCCCCCTAGACTGAGGAGAGGGTTTGTTACCTGAGCTCTTTCTCAGATTGTAGAAACAGGGATGGTGACTGGAGCTCTGCGGGTCAAAGCAGCAACCCTGGCGGCTGCACTCGGTACTGCTGACCCCGGAGTGACCGCACTCAAATCTCCAGCCTGGCTCTGGGACACAAACATCATTCCCGAGGAGTGGCGGCTGGGCTGAGAGTAACGAGCCGGCCAGGAGGCAGAGCGAACAATAACCCAACCAACGTCCCATCCTGGTTACTGAATCAGGATAATAACTCCCCCAAACACCAGCCCGCTTTATAGCCGGGAAACGGCCTCCAATCCCATTCCCACGGGTTACTCGGGAATGTATTCAGCATCTTTAATGAGCTCTAACTGTCAGCCTGTCTCCATTCCTGCTCCAAATGACACTTTCACAAACTTGCACACTCAAGTCTGTTCCAGGAGAGAAAGTTTACCTGGATTGGAAAGTGAGATATAGGTAATTATA
This region of Scyliorhinus torazame isolate Kashiwa2021f chromosome 18, sScyTor2.1, whole genome shotgun sequence genomic DNA includes:
- the LOC140394820 gene encoding zona pellucida sperm-binding protein 4-like; translation: MEITGARIEWGMCTADGQFLIVISRNLTRPALNLSSLYVKDGQEAECKPKVTTAEFVVFHFPITSCGSSKREEDRSLVYGTDVLGKRMIQTGKLGSVTRDSTFSLHVQCKYTGSQETGLQINVTVYTVSPPPPASEDGILELELRIAKDGDYRSWYVDSDYPIQRILQEPVFVEVRVLDRTDPMIVLRLHDCWATPVPAPDHEVQWNLLVDGCPYEGDDYLTLLHPVDVFSGLKFPTHHKRFEVKTFVFLDGELKQPLSGQVYLHCSAEVCSPSSQDDCVSKCGPIEFFGPKRRRSISDHKGTLVSAPGPIFLGDDLVAKKLHEANGAAESPSWVLEGVSIGLMMLSLSVLVVAAVYMRPKAVASQCSEIEL